A region of the Desulfobacter postgatei 2ac9 genome:
TGCCATTCATGCGGCAGTCAGGATATTCTCCAAAAACCTTAATTAGCGAGCCTTTCCAAAAATCAATTTCCAAGCAAAAGAAAATAAACCCCATGCCGGATAAAGAACAAAAATTTTTTGATTCCCTGGATAAAAAGCTGTGGAATGCGGCGGACAAGCTGCGCGCCACCCTGGATGCGGCCCAGTATAAGCATGCGGTCCTGGGGCTGTTGTTTGTCAAATATGTTTCGGACGCTTTTGACATGCGGCGGCAGGAGCTGACCGAGCAGTTCAACACGCCCGGGCATGACTATTTTCTTGATCCCGGGGATTATTACGCCGAGGCCGAATACCAGGCCGAGATCGCTGACGAGCTGGAGATTCGGGACTATTACACCGAAAAAAACGTCTTCTGGGTGCCGCAGCTGGCCCGCTGGCAGATCCTGCGCGACAATGCCACCCTTGCGCCGGGCACCGGGATCAAGATCAAAAACGGCAAGACCCACACCTACACCTTCCGCAGTGTTGGGCGGCTCATCGACGATGCCCTGGAGGCCATTGAACAGGACAATCCAAAGCTAAAAGGTGTACTGAATAAATCATACGGACGTTTGCAGATCGATCAGTCCAAACTTATTGAGCTGATCAACCTGCTTTCCCAGATTCCCTTTGCCCACGACACCCTGCAGTTCAAGGACATCCTTGGGCATGTCTATGAATATTTTCTCGGTCAGTTCGCCCTGGCCGAAGGCAAGAAGGGTGGCCAGTTTTACACCCCGAAATCCATTGTTTCTCTGATTGTCGAGATGCTGCAGCCCTTTCGGGGTCGGGTATATGATCCGGCCATGGGTTCCGGCGGCTTCTTTGTGCAGAGCGAGCGGTTTATCAAGGCGCATGGCGGAAGCCTCGGCAGTGTCTCCATCTACGGCCAGGAGTACAACCACACCACCTGGCAGCTGGCAGCCATGAACATGGTGATCCGGGGCCTGGACTTCAACTTCGGCAAGGAACCGGCCAATACCTTTACCAATGACCAGCACCCGGACCTGCGCGCCGACACCATCATGGCCAATCCGCCCTTTAACATGAAGGAGTGGAACACCGGCGTCAGTGATAATGATCCGCGCTGGCAGTACGGCAGACCGCCGACGAACAACGCCAACTTTGCCTGGCTCCAGCACATGTTTTATCATCTGGCCCCCAATGGTTCCATGGGGTTGCTCCTGGCAAACGGCTCCATGAGTTCCAACACCAACACCGAGGGCCAGATCAGAAAGGCGCTGATCGAAAACGATCTTGTAGAGTGCATGGTGGCCCTGCCCGGCCAGCTCTTCACCAATACCCAGATTCCGGCCTGTATCTGGTTTTTGACCCGCAACAAGAAAGCGCGCAACAGTTTCCGGGACCGCTCCGGCGAAGTGCTGTTTATCGATGCCCGCAACCTGGGCTACATGAAGGACCGGGTGCTGCGGGATTTCAAGAAGGAGGAGATCGACAAAATTGCCGGAGCCTTCCATGCCTGGCGGAAAGGCGAAGGATACGCGGACGAGGCCGGGTTCTGCATGTCTGCCAAACTGGACGTGATTACCAAGCATGACCATGTGCTGACGCCGGGCCGCTATGTGGGGGCTGCGGAAGCGGAGGAGGACGGCGAACCCTTTGCCGATAAGATGGCTCGATTGACGGCCCGGCTTTCAGGGCAGTTTAATGAGAGTGCCAAGCTGGAAGAGCAGATTAAACAGAATCTGGCCGGACTGGGGTATAAAATTTGAACACGGGGAAATAGTAATGAGCAATAGTGAAGATGATACAGAAATTTTTCTTGAAGCCATGGGAACTTTTTCCATGACCTCAGATGTGGATTTGGCCCTGTATGGGGATGAGCTGACCATCTCCGACCAGGCCAGGCTCGGGGCTGAAATTGACCGACTTCCCATGGCCCAGCGGGTGGATCTGCTGATCTACAGGACTATTAATAATGAGAAGTTTCGGAAGCATGGCAAGGAGTGGTTTTGCAGGAGTTGGGAGGGGTGAGTGCTAACTTTAGCAAATTATCAGAAGTAGCAGATGTTATCGATTCACTGCATAAGACACCGAAATATTCGGAGACAGGTTTCCCTATGGTTCGGTGTACAGATGTTAAATATGGGAAATTAGATTTATCAGATACTCTAAAAGTAAGTGATGAAGTCTTTGCTGAGTTCTCCCGTCGGTACAAACCAAAAAAGAACGACATAATTATTACCAGGGTTGGGTCGTATGGATTAACCGCATTGGTAGACGATAGCAATTTCTGCCTTGGACAAAACACAACCGCCATAGTCCCTAAAATCAATCCTCGTTATTTATACATTGCCCTTAATTCACCACAGGTAAAAAACCAAATCGAATTTTCTGTAGTTGGCAGCACACAAAAAACGCTCAGTTTAAAAGCAATCAATGATCTTGAGATACGGCGATTTGGTGGAGATGTTGAAGATAGAATCGCTGAAATACTCAGCGCGATCGACGATAAAGGTCAACTCAACCGCCAGATCAACCAGACCCTGGAGGAGATGGCCCAGGCCATTTTCAAATCGTGGTTTGTGGATTTCGAACCGGTCAAGGCCAGGATCGAGGCAAAAACAAACGGCCAGGACCCGGAACGCGCGGCCATGTGCGCCATCAGCGGTAAAACCGACGCCGAACTCGACCACATCTGCCCTGACCAGCTTGTCCATCTCCGCGCGACCGCCGCCCTCTTCCCCGACGAACTCACCGACTCCGAATTAGGGTTGATTCCGAAGGGATGGGGCGTTTCAACTATCGGAGTTGAGTTTATTGTAACAATGGGACAATCTCCGCCCGGACATACTTATAACAAAAATCAGGAAGGAACTCCTTTCTTTCAGGGGCGAAGAGATTTCAAATGGCGTTATCCTGTTAATCGGGTTTTCTGCACAGCACCAAAACGCTTTGCCCAAAAAGGAGACACCCTATTAAGTGTAAGAGCTCCTGTTGGAGATGTTAACAAGGCTGCGACAATTTGTTGCATTGGCAGAGGGTTGGCCGCCCTACGTCATAAATCAGGGTGCGAGGCATATACTTATTATACCCTTAAAAAATTAGAGCAATATTTCAATAATTTTGACACAGAAGGTACAGTGTTTGGCTCGATTAATCAGAAGGCCTTAAAAAATATAAAAATTATTCATCCTAATGCTAAGAATTTAAAAGAGTTTTCAAGACTTATAGGGGGATTTGATCAACAAATTTTGAATAATGAAAATCAGATTTCCTCCCTCACCCAACTCCGTGATACCCTACTCCCAGAACTCATCTCCGGAGAGATTGCCGTTAATGTTGCGGAATCCGTCAACAAGGAGGTAATATGAATACAACCATAAACGGTGGTGATGTAAAAAGTATGCTATGCTTTTTATACATGACCAAAATTGATATAAAAAAAGACTAACTCAAATGATTTAAGATGGTTATAAAGGTTTTTGGAAAAACAACACGTTTTTCTAAATGCACGTCGAATTCTGTGTCTCAATCTGCAATTATTTCCTTCAATTCCAACAGTATTGGCTTTCCCCGTAACATGATTGTCGGATTTGAAGGTTTTTACAAAACTTGTCCAGTCGTCCGTATAAATCGTGTCAACCGTGATGCCCAGCTCTGTAATTTTTTTCCGTAAATCTCTTGCGGTAGGCAAATTACGCTTGCCCTTATTCCAAAAAAACAATGAACCCGCATTACTTTGTAAGTAAAAATATTAATCATAATTTTAATTATATTGACACGTTAATTTTTATATCTATTTTTGCTCTTGAGAAAGCCACAGCACTGTTTTAATTTTGATATTGTTTATAAAAAAATCTGGGTAAGTTAGTCAGATCTTTCAAGCTTTTTTTGTGGGCTATGCCTGGAAGTTGATATCTCAGGTCAGCCCATGGATGTTCTATTGAAGCATTTTTATCAGGAGGTGATGTTATGCAAAAAAACTATTACCTTGTTTTAGGAATTCCTTCAGAAGCAACACCGGATGATATCAAAGACGCATATCGAAAACTTGTCAAAGAGTTTCATCCGGATCATTACGGCGGAGATAACCATTCTCCCTTTCTTGACATCCAGGAGGCATATTCAGTACTGTCCGATCCATCTAAAAGACGTGTCCATGATCTTGAGGTTTTAATACAAAAAGATAAGTTAAGATCCCGGTATGCAGAAAGTATCCAATCGGGCCCGGGCAGACAAGCAGAACCTCTAATCCCTGGTCAGCAACAGCCCGTGAATTTGGGGGCGGCAAGCCTTGCCAGGTCTTTTCATACGTATCAATCGTCATTTGATGAATTATTTGACAAGATATTCAGCAATTTCAGCCAGACACCAGGTCCTAAAAGCGAACATCCTGAGAACCTCAATGTTGTTATCACGCTGACACCTTTACAGGCGTTTCAGGGTGGACGAATCAAAATAACACTGCCGGCGCAACTCAAATGTCCGGCCTGTTCCGGGCAAGGATGGGTTGGCATGTACGAATGCCGGCGATGTCGTGGTCAAGGTGTTGTGTCAGGCGAGTATCCTGTCATGATCAACTACCCTTCAGGTATATCAGACCATCATTTGGTTCAATTGCCGCTGGATACGTATGGAATTAAAAATTTTTATTTAACGGTACATTTTCGTATCAGTGAAATCCTTTAAACTAAAATTTTTTTTATAGACCAAATGAGCAATTTGAAAAAAGACCCGGTTCTGATTGAACCGGGTCTCGTGTTGAGCCATCACCTGCCTGAACCTTGATCCGGCGAGGGCATGCATTTCCTGTCCTTGGGCAGTGTCAGACGGAGAACGCCGTCCTTTTTGAATAAAGTTTGTGGCAATTCATTAAAACACTGCATGGTTTCATGCGGTTTTCACCTCAATCTGTTTTACGTTGGATTTCGGCAGTGCCTTTCTGGGCATGGTTACAGTCAATACGCCTGTTTTAAATGTAGCCTTG
Encoded here:
- a CDS encoding class I SAM-dependent DNA methyltransferase; this translates as MPDKEQKFFDSLDKKLWNAADKLRATLDAAQYKHAVLGLLFVKYVSDAFDMRRQELTEQFNTPGHDYFLDPGDYYAEAEYQAEIADELEIRDYYTEKNVFWVPQLARWQILRDNATLAPGTGIKIKNGKTHTYTFRSVGRLIDDALEAIEQDNPKLKGVLNKSYGRLQIDQSKLIELINLLSQIPFAHDTLQFKDILGHVYEYFLGQFALAEGKKGGQFYTPKSIVSLIVEMLQPFRGRVYDPAMGSGGFFVQSERFIKAHGGSLGSVSIYGQEYNHTTWQLAAMNMVIRGLDFNFGKEPANTFTNDQHPDLRADTIMANPPFNMKEWNTGVSDNDPRWQYGRPPTNNANFAWLQHMFYHLAPNGSMGLLLANGSMSSNTNTEGQIRKALIENDLVECMVALPGQLFTNTQIPACIWFLTRNKKARNSFRDRSGEVLFIDARNLGYMKDRVLRDFKKEEIDKIAGAFHAWRKGEGYADEAGFCMSAKLDVITKHDHVLTPGRYVGAAEAEEDGEPFADKMARLTARLSGQFNESAKLEEQIKQNLAGLGYKI
- a CDS encoding nucleotidyltransferase domain-containing protein; its protein translation is MSNSEDDTEIFLEAMGTFSMTSDVDLALYGDELTISDQARLGAEIDRLPMAQRVDLLIYRTINNEKFRKHGKEWFCRSWEG
- a CDS encoding restriction endonuclease subunit S yields the protein MQELGGVSANFSKLSEVADVIDSLHKTPKYSETGFPMVRCTDVKYGKLDLSDTLKVSDEVFAEFSRRYKPKKNDIIITRVGSYGLTALVDDSNFCLGQNTTAIVPKINPRYLYIALNSPQVKNQIEFSVVGSTQKTLSLKAINDLEIRRFGGDVEDRIAEILSAIDDKGQLNRQINQTLEEMAQAIFKSWFVDFEPVKARIEAKTNGQDPERAAMCAISGKTDAELDHICPDQLVHLRATAALFPDELTDSELGLIPKGWGVSTIGVEFIVTMGQSPPGHTYNKNQEGTPFFQGRRDFKWRYPVNRVFCTAPKRFAQKGDTLLSVRAPVGDVNKAATICCIGRGLAALRHKSGCEAYTYYTLKKLEQYFNNFDTEGTVFGSINQKALKNIKIIHPNAKNLKEFSRLIGGFDQQILNNENQISSLTQLRDTLLPELISGEIAVNVAESVNKEVI
- a CDS encoding IS1 family transposase, whose translation is MFFWNKGKRNLPTARDLRKKITELGITVDTIYTDDWTSFVKTFKSDNHVTGKANTVGIEGNNCRLRHRIRRAFRKTCCFSKNLYNHLKSFELVFFYINFGHV
- a CDS encoding DnaJ domain-containing protein — translated: MQKNYYLVLGIPSEATPDDIKDAYRKLVKEFHPDHYGGDNHSPFLDIQEAYSVLSDPSKRRVHDLEVLIQKDKLRSRYAESIQSGPGRQAEPLIPGQQQPVNLGAASLARSFHTYQSSFDELFDKIFSNFSQTPGPKSEHPENLNVVITLTPLQAFQGGRIKITLPAQLKCPACSGQGWVGMYECRRCRGQGVVSGEYPVMINYPSGISDHHLVQLPLDTYGIKNFYLTVHFRISEIL